The following coding sequences lie in one Lolium perenne isolate Kyuss_39 chromosome 2, Kyuss_2.0, whole genome shotgun sequence genomic window:
- the LOC139835819 gene encoding uncharacterized protein, whose amino-acid sequence MLGSTAAVHPSQYCPIGMVDGGGASISGLPGQEPPPPPSCAEEDLSAGEIVARTGDSSTQVQDQHERPAKALPKKALAAPTNGKSRDPSQDQRKRPAKTLPKKRVKTPVVLPVVGSPGVNLILSQGSPRTIGVKRSSPTPSQFSGLPSRNKRRKLRSEIWNDFDPVYDGNKLMEAKLKSALSGASSLEEWRYDPERAFMELVRLIVLHELPFRIVEYEGFRRFVRSLNPAFELVSRTTMRLECVDLFYHQKIKLREILQELNSRVSLTADMWTSRQVVSYMCITCHYITEKWKLRKKVIWFSETDTPHDGTNLFNIMLECLQDWGLQEKVFSITLDNATNNTSCVSYMKWTISERASNMLEAPHL is encoded by the exons ATGTTGGGGTCGACGGCGGCAGTGCATCCATCTCAATACTGCCCGATCGGGAtggtcgacggtggcggcgcctccATCTCGGGACTGCCCGGCCAGGAACCTCCACCGCCTCCCTCATGCGCGGAAGAG GATCTGTCAGCTGGAGAAATCGTTGCACGTACAGGTGATTCTTCGACCCAAGTCCAAG ATCAACATGAAAGACCTGCAAAAGCTCTGCCAAAGAAAGCTTTAGCTGCACCTACAAATGGAAAATCCCGAGATCCAAGCCAAG ATCAACGAAAAAGACCTGCAAAAACACTGCCGAAGAAGAGGGTGAAGACACCTGTGGTACTGCCTGTAGTGGGATCTCCAGGGGTTAATCTGATTTTGTCTCAAGGATCGCCGAGGACAATAGGTGTAAAACGGTCCTCGCCAACACCATCACAGTTTTCTG GTCTTCCAAGTAGAAATAAAAGAAGAAAACTTAGATCTGAAATTTGGAATGATTTTGATCCTGTGTATGATGGAAACAAACTCATGGAAGCCAAAT TGAAATCAGCTCTGTCAGGTGCCAGTAGTTTAGAAGAATGGAGATATGACCCTGAAAGAGCATTCATGGAATTGGTGAGGCTGATTGTCTTGCATGAATTGCCATTCCGAATAGTAGAATATGAAGGATTCAGGCGCTTTGTTCGAAGTCTCAATCCAGCATTTGAATTGGTCTCTAGGACAACAATGAGACTTGAATGTGTCGACTTGTTTTATCACCAAAAGATAAAACTTCGAGAGATTCTACAGGAATTAAACTCTCGAGTCTCTTTAACTGCGGACATGTGGACGTCACGTCAAGTTGTGAGTTATATGTGCATAACATGTCATTATATTACTGAAAAGTGGAAATTAAGGAAAAAAGTGATTTGGTTTTCCGAGACTGATACCCCGCATGATGGAACAAATCTATTTAATATCATGTTGGAATGCTTGCAAGATTGGGGTCTTCAAGAGAAGGTTTTCTCCATTACGCTAGACAATGCAACAAATAATACTTCATGTGTGAGCTACATGAAG TGGACAATATCAGAGAGAGCATCAAATATGTTAGAAGCTCCCcacctctga